One window of the Eucalyptus grandis isolate ANBG69807.140 chromosome 8, ASM1654582v1, whole genome shotgun sequence genome contains the following:
- the LOC104417750 gene encoding CTD small phosphatase-like protein 2, with amino-acid sequence MTMQNKRKGSARIAARDHASPRVSRSQKSSSENAQIADKKASQLITSSPRRQRNSGVPQKKNDTSLALKSVNTRSRFSSDACLDCDVTEDVSFDCKGPQEGAAHLVLETIFSPVFHSARNGDRELADEENNVKFYQIEQEINHRCSTEQLQVDVQNGCVVHETSGCYSVEEKSICENNSTSMSMTHSNYVEMDQNMCSENSDANNGDMMVSLDTNALSSQYSMDIEGASLSSEVSAIYFAMKNSKLECVDEHGQDTITTDVCVEDDDYDELDDFDPYFFIKNLPALSSVVPTFRRMLLPKQTRSCPSTTLVLDLDETLVHSTLEPCEDADFTFPVNFNLQEHTVYVRCRPHLRDFMERVSGLFEIIIFTASQSIYAEQLLNVLDPKRKVFRHRVYRDSCVYVEGNYLKDLSVLGRDLARVIIIDNSPQAFGFQVDNGIPIESWFDDQSDQELLRLLPFLESLVGVEDVRPFIAKKYNLREKIAAAAYPLNTRRADPFERNPMEAENGETKAHRRQLKHLGFVRLTAVHALVFVSGLYDRAKRNCGPLRPAVATVEGAVTAVVGPVYEKLKDVPEDLLVFADRKVDEATHKFDKHAPPFAKHVAHDIHHLILKTAEKAQRLVNEAQTGGPHAALHYAATESKHVFLDQSVKVWIRLNKVQPLHMVVDMTVPTAAHWSKKYNNVVMDMKQKGYPVIGYLPPVPIDEIAKAFKCGEAEKNGEVEVLPKPASSSESD; translated from the exons CTGGTGTTCCTCAGAAGAAGAACGATACTTCCCTAGCTTTGAAGAGTGTGAATACAAGAAGCAGGTTCAGTTCAGATGCTTGTTTGGACTGTGATGTGACTGAGGATGTTTCTTTCGATTGCAAG GGTCCTCAAGAGGGAGCTGCTCATCTTGTTTTGGAGACTATTTTTTCTCCTGTTTTTCATTCAGCTAGAAATGGTGACAGGGAGCTTGCTGATGAAG AAAACAATGTCAAGTTCTATCAAATTGAGCAAGAAATAAATCATCGGTGTAGCACAGAGCAGTTGCAAGTTGATGTGCAGAATGGTTGTGTTGTTCATGAAACGTCAGGGTGCTATTCTGTGGAAGAGAAGAGTATTTGTGAGAATAACTCAACTTCAATGAGTATGACTCACTCAAATTATGTGGAGATGGACCAAAATATGTGCTCAGAAAATTCAGATGCGAACAATGGTGATATGATGGTTAGTCTGGATACTAATGCTTTAAGTTCTCAGTACAGTATGGATATTGAAGGAGCCAGCCTTTCATCTGAAGTTTCGGCCATATATTTtgccatgaaaaactccaagcTTGAATGTGTTGATGAGCATGGTCAAGACACTATTACAACAGACGTATGTGTGGaggatgatgattatgatgagcTTGATGACTTTGACccatattttttcataaaaaacttGCCAGCCTTGTCCTCCGTTGTCCCAACCTTTCGGCGAATGTTACTACCTAAGCAGACTCGAAGTTGTCCTTCTACCACTCTTGTTTTGGACTTGGATG AAACTTTGGTGCATTCCACACTAGAACCTTGTGAGGATGCAGATTTTACGTTTCCAGTTAATTTTAATCTTCAAGAGCACACTGTCTATGTTCGTTGCCGTCCTCATCTAAGAGACTTTATGGAGAGAGTCTCCGGTCTTTTTGAGATAATAATATTCACAGCTAGTCAGAGTATATATGCGGAACAGCTTCTCAATGTGCTAGACCCGAAAAGGAAAGTATTTCGTCACCGAGTCTATCGTGATTCCTGTGTTTATGTGGAGGGAAATTACCTAAAAGACTTATCCGTCCTCGGTCGTGACCTGGCACGTGTCATTATCATTGATAATTCTCCACAG gCATTTGGATTCCAAGTGGACAATGGAATACCCATCGAGAGCTGGTTTGACGATCAATCGGATCAAGAGTTGCTCCGGTTACTGCCATTTTTGGAAAGCTTAGTTGGTGTTGAAGATGTCCGGCCTTTTATCGCAAAGAAATACAATCTCCGGGAGAAAATAGCTGCCGCTGCCTATCCTCTAAACACAAGGAGGGCCGATCCTTTCGAAAGG AACCCGATGGAGGCCGAGAACGGCGAGACGAAGGCGCATCGCCGCCAGCTGAAGCACCTCGGTTTCGTCAGGCTGACCGCGGTCCACGCCCTGGTCTTCGTGTCGGGCCTCTACGACCGGGCGAAGCGCAATTGCGGGCCCCTGAGGCCGGCGGTGGCCACCGTGGAGGGGGCCGTGACGGCCGTCGTGGGCCCCGTCTACGAGAAGCTCAAGGACGTGCCGGAGGATCTCCTCGTCTTCGCTGATCGGAAG GTCGATGAAGCAACGCACAAATTCGACAAGCATGCGCCTCCCTTTGCCAAGCACGTAGCTCACGACATCCATCACTTGATTCTGAAGACTGCAGAGAAGGCTCAGAGGCTCGTGAACGAGGCTCAAACGGGAGGCCCGCACGCAGCTCTGCACTACGCTGCTACCGAGTCGAAGCATGTCTTCCTGGACCAGAGCGTGAAGGTCTGGATCAGGCTCAACAAGGTTCAGCCCTTGCACATGGTGGTGGACATGACAGTGCCGACAGCTGCTCACTGGTCCAAGAAGTACAACAATGTCGTCATGGACATGAAGCAGAAGGGCTATCCTGTGATCGGCTATTTGCCGCCGGTCCCTATTGATGAGATCGCCAAGGCATTCAAATGCGGCGAAGCGGAGAAGAATGGCGAGGTCGAGGTTCTGCCTAAGCCCGCTTCAAGTTCCGAGTCGGATTGA